A DNA window from Candidatus Sulfidibacterium hydrothermale contains the following coding sequences:
- a CDS encoding IS3 family transposase — MNRKEEISVKRQCELLEVNRSSFYYVPRQEGSYNQELMKLIDKQYMKTPFYGVMRMTTYLRNIGYPVNAKRVRRLYRLMDLQAIGPRPNTSKPHKGEGHTVFPYLLRNLEITHSNQVWAMDITYVPVGNGYMYLFAIIDLYSRYIVGWSLSNTMTTQWCKQTLEQAIKDHGKPKMINTDQGSQFTATEFTEFVTGKGITFSMDGKGRAIDNIFIERFWRNIKYEKLYLEPSEDGLELYEKIKDYIEFYNTQRPHQSLAYKMPVKVFKQAA, encoded by the coding sequence GTGAACAGGAAAGAAGAAATAAGCGTCAAACGGCAATGCGAACTTTTAGAAGTAAACCGCAGCAGCTTCTACTATGTTCCCCGACAAGAGGGTTCTTACAATCAGGAACTGATGAAGCTGATAGACAAGCAATACATGAAAACACCTTTTTATGGAGTCATGCGCATGACCACCTATCTGCGAAACATAGGGTATCCGGTCAATGCCAAACGCGTACGACGATTGTACCGGCTTATGGATTTGCAAGCCATCGGCCCACGTCCAAATACGAGCAAGCCCCATAAGGGGGAAGGCCATACGGTATTTCCCTATTTGTTGCGGAATTTAGAAATAACCCATTCCAACCAGGTCTGGGCGATGGATATTACCTATGTTCCCGTTGGCAACGGTTATATGTACCTTTTTGCCATCATAGACCTTTACAGCAGGTATATCGTAGGGTGGTCATTGTCGAATACCATGACAACCCAATGGTGCAAACAGACTTTGGAGCAAGCCATAAAGGATCATGGCAAACCTAAAATGATTAATACCGATCAGGGAAGCCAGTTTACAGCAACAGAATTTACGGAGTTTGTAACCGGTAAGGGGATTACTTTCAGTATGGATGGTAAAGGTCGAGCCATAGATAATATTTTTATAGAGAGGTTTTGGAGAAACATAAAATACGAAAAGTTATATTTGGAACCATCGGAAGACGGACTGGAATTATATGAGAAAATTAAAGATTACATAGAGTTCTACAACACGCAAAGACCCCATCAGTCATTAGCGTATAAAATGCCTGTAAAAGTGTTCAAACAGGCTGCTTAG